The sequence below is a genomic window from Cicer arietinum cultivar CDC Frontier isolate Library 1 chromosome 6, Cicar.CDCFrontier_v2.0, whole genome shotgun sequence.
aaattattatttgttttgacgTGGCTATGTCAGTGTCATGTCTGTGTCCATGTCAGACTGTCAGTGTGTGCTTCATAGGCAGTAAAAGACTATTCAAGACAATATGTTGTTCTTTTATTGGTTTTGATggataaataaatgattgattttctttaatttaaaagacTAATTTGCTATTTCGTAAATTTGAGGGACTCCTTACAATTTCAAGAAACAAAATGATGATTTACTCATTAAGATGCTGAATTTCTTGTAATGCTTTGATTTCTAGGTTTCTGAACAAAGCTTGCTTCATTAGAAGTCCAGAAAAAGATACAGCTTTTGATGGATCAGCCTCAGATCCTTGGAGTTTATGCACAATAGATCAAGTTGAAGAATTAAAAGCCATAATCAAAGTTATTCCCTTATGGTCTACAAGTATCATGATGTCACTTAACATTGGAGGCTCATTTGGATTACTGCAAGCAAAATCACTGAACAGGCACATCACTCGGAACTTCGAAGTTCCAGCCGGTTCTCTTACCGTAATCATGATATTcgcattatttatatggataGCTCTTTACGACCGTGTCGTTATTCCATTAGCCTCGAAGATCATCGGCAAACCAGTTAGGATTAGTGCAAAGACTAGAATAGGACTTGGATTGTTTTTCTCGTTTCTCCACTTGGTAACTGCGGCGATTGTGGAGACTATAAGGCGAAGAAGAGCGATCGACGAAGGATATGGCGAAGATCCTCATGCAGTGTTGAATATGTCTGCAATGTGGCTTTTTCCTCAACTTTGTTTGGGTGGCATAGCTGAAGCATTCAATGCTATAGGCCAAAATGAGTTCTACTACACCGAGTTTCCTAAGACTATGTCGAGTATCGCTTCGTCTCTTTTCGGACTTGGAATGGCCGTCGGATACGTGATGTCTTCTTTGTTATTCGGCATTGTCGAAAGTGTTACGTCGAAAGGAGGAAAAGATGGATGGATTTTGGATAATATTAACAAGGGTCGTTTCGACAAGTACTATTGGGTTATTGCTGCAGTGAGTGGTGTTAATATATTGTATTATCTTGTCTGTAGTTGGGCTTATGAAACTCCTGCTGATATCGTAGAATCAAAGGTAATCGAAGAAAATGGTTCAAACGAGGAAGAGTTACCATTAATTTAGTTGAGAAATGAGGAACTTTAAAACAAGGACAGGTTAGTGAAGAAATCTTCAGAACACTATGACATAAAATAACTGTAATGTAATGTAACTGATACGTTACATCGTATCACCTGGACTTGCTTCCAATCTATTGTTTGTTGGACAATTGGTGGACAACAattgtaatgttaatttttctcgTGATGGTTGTTTTGTGCAGGAGTAGGTGTCGGGGAAGGTGATCACGAAGGGGCCTAAAGTGGGAAGTTTGTTTCcacttcaatttattttcaatcatttatctcttgcttgtaataatattttgaattcttGTGAGAATTGACATCGAAAATTGGGTCATCCAAACTCTGTTATTTTGTCTCATTTAGTTAAAACTGGTTTGTTGGgaaataaaaatgttgtttataatGCTTCTTTGCCATGTTTTGTTTGCAAATTGGCTAAAAGTAAAGCATTTCCTTTTCGTCTGGTGCTCATCGTGCTTCCACTTGTTTTGAGTGTGATGTATGGGGAATGTCTCTTGTAACTTCTCATGCtcactataaatattttgtcacatttattgatgattactgTCGTTTTactttgatatattttcttcGGTCCAAATCTGAAGTGTTTTCTATGTTTAAGAAATTTATGACAtatgttgaaactcaatttcaaGCAAGTGTTAAAAATTTTGCTCTGACTCTAGTGGTGAGTATATGTATCGAGTTTCAGGAGTATCTTCAGCAAAAAGGTATCTTGTCTCAACGATCTTGTATTATAGTAGAAAATTCAGCCTGATTATAGTGATTTACATACTTTGGATGTGTGTGTTTTGTTCACCTACCTCCATTTGAAAGAAATAAGCTTGAAGCGTAG
It includes:
- the LOC101503980 gene encoding protein NRT1/ PTR FAMILY 1.2-like isoform X1; amino-acid sequence: MEKKETKLSSPQTKMGSQNVNTSQSQIHIKGGFITMPFIIANETLARVATLGLLPNMIVYLMGSYNIHLSQATQILLLSVATTNFMPLPGSFIADSHLGRFLAVGLGSIITFMGMVLLWLTAMIPQARPPPCNPATETCKYATTGQMAMLISSLALMSIGNGGLQCSIAFGADQVNREDNPNNQRSLEIFFSWYYASSAISVIIAFTGIVYIQDHFGWKLGFGVPAALMFFSTFFFFLASPLYVKNKTNSSLFTGFLRVIVAAYKNRKLRLPPKNSAKMYHHMKDSELAVPTDKLRFLNKACFIRSPEKDTAFDGSASDPWSLCTIDQVEELKAIIKVIPLWSTSIMMSLNIGGSFGLLQAKSLNRHITRNFEVPAGSLTVIMIFALFIWIALYDRVVIPLASKIIGKPVRISAKTRIGLGLFFSFLHLVTAAIVETIRRRRAIDEGYGEDPHAVLNMSAMWLFPQLCLGGIAEAFNAIGQNEFYYTEFPKTMSSIASSLFGLGMAVGYVMSSLLFGIVESVTSKGGKDGWILDNINKGRFDKYYWVIAAVSGVNILYYLVCSWAYETPADIVESKVIEENGSNEEELPLI
- the LOC101503980 gene encoding protein NRT1/ PTR FAMILY 1.2-like isoform X2, with the protein product MGMVLLWLTAMIPQARPPPCNPATETCKYATTGQMAMLISSLALMSIGNGGLQCSIAFGADQVNREDNPNNQRSLEIFFSWYYASSAISVIIAFTGIVYIQDHFGWKLGFGVPAALMFFSTFFFFLASPLYVKNKTNSSLFTGFLRVIVAAYKNRKLRLPPKNSAKMYHHMKDSELAVPTDKLRFLNKACFIRSPEKDTAFDGSASDPWSLCTIDQVEELKAIIKVIPLWSTSIMMSLNIGGSFGLLQAKSLNRHITRNFEVPAGSLTVIMIFALFIWIALYDRVVIPLASKIIGKPVRISAKTRIGLGLFFSFLHLVTAAIVETIRRRRAIDEGYGEDPHAVLNMSAMWLFPQLCLGGIAEAFNAIGQNEFYYTEFPKTMSSIASSLFGLGMAVGYVMSSLLFGIVESVTSKGGKDGWILDNINKGRFDKYYWVIAAVSGVNILYYLVCSWAYETPADIVESKVIEENGSNEEELPLI